The DNA segment TTATGACTGTTGAAATTGGAATTCATGGCGCTGTGAGTGTAATCTCGGCAAATAGTCAATTGAGTTAGCTAATTGCTTTTATAGGAGTTTATACCGCTAACATGACGAATTTGATTTATTGCACAGCTTTTAGTCGCTATGGAGCATACGCTGAGGGAACGATCAGTTAGTGCAAACAGCACTGATTAATACAATGAGTGACCTATATGAAATGGAATTTTCCGCGCTGGTGCTTAAATCCTTGGCTACATACAAGCCTGTTATTTATTTTGCCTATCCTGCTGGCGAGCGCACTGCAACCTTGGTTAACGTCTTACAGCATGGAGAAAAGATTTACCCAAGATCTCGATAATATTGCCACCGATTTTGCGAGTGGTTTAGATGGTTTTGAGCAGCGCAGTGTTGAGCAGGCGTTTGCCGAGTTATCTTTTAGTTGTGATCCAGAGGATATTGCCCTACTGAATAGTCCCTCATTGAGCCCCGCAATCGTACGCTTTATTCAACTCGAACTCGCCGATGGCCGGCAATGCTCCAATATTGGTCCGCCGGTGCATTATCAGTTTGACCGATTTCGCAGCCTATTTATCGATTCGCAATTGGTGGATATTGCCACCACAGTCGCCGCCAACGATAGAGCCCGCAGCATTGCTTATATTTTTCATCTTGGTGAGCAGAGGTTAGTGGTGCTCACTAATAGCTCTGTCTATAACGAAACCCTATCTACTCTGTGCCATGGTTGTTACCAATTAATGATTGGTTACCAAGGTCTTTCTTCCCTCGAGCGAGGCGTTGAAGATTTACTGCAAACCCAAACCTTTATCGAAGATTCGCGATATATCAGCATATTAGATGTGATTTTGACCTTGAGAGCGGGAGATGAGCTTTATTGGCGGGAGGCTTCTAGGGTTGGGATTGTATTGTTTATCTCTGCGCTTATTGTGGCCTTTTTAGCGGTGATTTTTTATTGGAATTGGCAATCGGCTCGGGTGTCTATGGGGATGCTGATCCAAAAGGGCATTAGCCGTAAAGAGTTTATTCCTTACTATCAACCGATTATTGATTGTCGCAGCGGCGAGGTGGTCGGTCAGGAAATGTTAGTCCGTTGGCGAAGGTTCGATGGCGTGCTCGTTCAGCCGAATCAGTTTATTCCCTATGCCGAAGATTCGGGCTTAATACTGCCGATCACCGATCTGATTTTGGAGCAGGTATATCAGGACTTGCCTCAGCTTAAGGGCTGGGTCAGCGTTAATATTGTCGCCCAACATTTAGAATCGGGTTTACTCAGCCAATGGTTTTCATCTCACCCCGAGCCTAGGGCTAAGCGTATTTCCTTCGAGTTGACCGAGCGCAAACCCATCACTCAATTCGAATTAGCCTTGGCCGAAATGAAGGCGGTCACTCCCCTGTGCCATGACTTTAAACTGGACGATTTTGGCACTGGCTTTGGTGGTTTTAGTTATTTACAGCGCCTTGGGATTAACAGCATCAAAATCGATAAGATGTTTACCGATACCATAGGTACGCAGGACTTAAAGGGCGCGGTACTCGATGCCATTATCGCCTTTGGCCGTGAGTCACAGATGGATATGGTGGCCGAAGGTGTTGAAACCCAAGCGCAGGTCGAGTATTTGGCCGCCAAAGGGGTATATCAACATCAAGGGTATTTTTATTCGAAGCCTTTGGCCTTTGAGGATTTGCTGACGTTTTACCAGAACTTATCCAATAAAAAGTAAGATGGACGCATAAAAAAGAGGCTCCCATGAGCCTCTTTTTAGTGAATGATGAACCGATTTATCAATGGGTCATTTTATTCTTAATCAGTACGCAGCGCTGCTCGGCTTGGCGAGTTTCTAACAGGGTGCGGCGGGCAAGATTCGATAATCCAGTTTGGCTATCTAGCACTTTATCCAAGGCGGCAATACTGGTGTAGTTACAGTCGGTTGGGATCAAGTTACGGCTATAGCTACGCATAAATACTGGGCCTTTTTTATCCATATCCCCTAAGTTGGCGAGGCGTTCTTCGGCGGTGGCTGCACTTAAGAGTTTTTGCTCCGCAGGATAGAGGTTTTCCATAATGATGCGCTGTTTAGCAAACGGCAGGGCGTCGGCGTGGACTTTACTCAACCAGCGACGTTTTGCGGCTGCTTCTGGGCGGATAACTTGGGCTGCCAATGCGGCTTTTTCACCCGAATCTGAGTTATCGCGAGCGGCTTCTTGGCTAATACGTTGCTGCGCATTCGGGAAGTCGTAGCGATTCAGCTGAGTGATGATGGCCCAGCGCAGATCTTGGTCTAAAGTTAAGCCCTTGATTTTGGTCGTGCCATCCAGCAATTGCGCTAAGTGACGCAGACTGTCGCGATCGCCAGCCAACTGAATATAGGCATTGAACCAGCGGCGCTGGAAGTCATTGTCGCCTCGGCTCTCCATGGTCTTACGAAGGCTCATTTGTGCTAAGCCTTTGACCGCGTTTTCAGCATAGTTTTGTTGAATCGGCGCGATTTGTGCGAGGTATTCTTTACTGCGTAGCAAGCTCGAAATAATCTGGCCGACCACAGTGTAGTCATTCTCCGCAG comes from the Shewanella mangrovisoli genome and includes:
- a CDS encoding EAL domain-containing protein, which codes for MKWNFPRWCLNPWLHTSLLFILPILLASALQPWLTSYSMEKRFTQDLDNIATDFASGLDGFEQRSVEQAFAELSFSCDPEDIALLNSPSLSPAIVRFIQLELADGRQCSNIGPPVHYQFDRFRSLFIDSQLVDIATTVAANDRARSIAYIFHLGEQRLVVLTNSSVYNETLSTLCHGCYQLMIGYQGLSSLERGVEDLLQTQTFIEDSRYISILDVILTLRAGDELYWREASRVGIVLFISALIVAFLAVIFYWNWQSARVSMGMLIQKGISRKEFIPYYQPIIDCRSGEVVGQEMLVRWRRFDGVLVQPNQFIPYAEDSGLILPITDLILEQVYQDLPQLKGWVSVNIVAQHLESGLLSQWFSSHPEPRAKRISFELTERKPITQFELALAEMKAVTPLCHDFKLDDFGTGFGGFSYLQRLGINSIKIDKMFTDTIGTQDLKGAVLDAIIAFGRESQMDMVAEGVETQAQVEYLAAKGVYQHQGYFYSKPLAFEDLLTFYQNLSNKK